The following proteins are co-located in the Eleginops maclovinus isolate JMC-PN-2008 ecotype Puerto Natales chromosome 1, JC_Emac_rtc_rv5, whole genome shotgun sequence genome:
- the dhh gene encoding desert hedgehog protein: MKQSWWARLAQLGLFAVWTCIWLVQGCGPGPGYGVRSRPRKLTAMHYKQFFPNFSENNLGASGRAEGKITRNTEHFNELVCNYNPDIVFKDEENTNADRFMTKRCKDCLNRLAIAVMNQWPGVHLRVTEAWDEDGHHPASSLHYEGRAVDITTDDRDTDKYGLLAQLAVEAGFDWVHYESKYHIHCSVKADHSVAVEKGGCFPGWARVTVAGGMQKSLSSLAPGDRVMALSATGQVVLSQVLMFLHQDQESWSTFLSLETEDGHRLALTPHHLLFLAPLCRLHSSEYQAQFASRVKTGDCVLIHTAQGQVRPSRIISVSVEESLGVYAPLTEAGTVFVDGVLASSYALVEDQRLAHWAFGPVRLLASFNQLLWGETRKDHQTTDSETACTETPFHCSTLATEYKACVYVNNGTEMEMKDKQTSNMHWYARLLYSFGCIFLDSNSFHP, from the exons ATGAAGCAGTCCTGGTGGGCCCGCCTGGCACAGCTCGGCCTGTTCGCTGTGTGGACCTGCATATGGTTGGTCCAGGGATGCGGACCAGGCCCTGGGTATGGCGTCCGCTCAAGGCCCAGGAAACTCACTGCCATGCACTACAAGCAGTTTTTCCCCAACTTCTCAGAAAACAACCTTGGTGCAAGCGGGAGAGCAGAGGGCAAGATCACACGCAACACTGAGCACTTCAATGAACTTGTGTGCAACTACAACCCAGACATCGTCTTCAAGGATGAGGAGAATACCAACGCAGACCGCTTCATGACAAAG CGCTGTAAGGACTGTTTGAACAGGTTGGCAATTGCAGTGATGAACCAGTGGCCAGGGGTACACTTACGTGTGACGGAGGCCTGGGATGAGGACGGACACCACCCTGCCAGCTCTCTTCACTATGAAGGCCGGGCCGTAGATATAACCACTGatgacagagacacagacaagTACGGTCTTCTTGCCCAGCTGGCTGTGGAGGCCGGCTTTGACTGGGTTCACTACGAGTCCAAATATCACATCCATTGCTCTGTAAAAGCTG ATCACTCTGTTGCTGTGGAAAAAGGTGGCTGTTTCCCAGGCTGGGCCCGGGTCACTGTTGCTGGAGGGATGCAGAAGAGCCTGTCGTCCTTGGCTCCTGGGGACAGAGTCATGGCCCTGTCCGCGACAGGCCAAGTAGTGTTGAGCCAGGTCCTCATGTTTCTGCACCAGGATCAAGAAAGCTGGTCTACTTTTCTGTCTCTGGAGACAGAAGATGGCCATAGATTGGCCCTCACTCCACATCACTTACTCTTTTTAGCCCCCCTTTGCAGACTCCACAGCAGTGAGTATCAGGCTCAGTTTGCTAGCAGAGTCAAAACAGGAGATTGTGTTCTCATCCATACAGCTCAGGGTCAAGTACGTCCATCACGAATCATCTCAGTTTCAGTAGAGGAGAGTTTGGGTGTGTATGCGCCTTTGACAGAAGCTGGAACTGTGTTTGTTGATGGGGTGCTGGCATCCAGCTATGCTCTAGTGGAGGACCAAAGACTTGCACACTGGGCATTTGGACCAGTGCGACTCCTTGCCTCATTCAACCAGCTACTTTGGGGGGAGACAAGAAAAGACCACCAGACCACAGACAGTGAGACAGCTTGCACTGAGACTCCATTTCATTGTAGCACTTTGGCCACAGAGTAcaaagcatgtgtgtatgtgaataaTGGCACCGagatggaaatgaaagacaaGCAGACATCAAATATGCACTGGTATGCTAGATTACTGTACAGCTTTGGATGTATCTTTTTAGACTCAAACTCATTTCATccttaa
- the lmbr1l gene encoding limb region 1 homolog-like protein yields METEDVSVREQLFHNRVRETIICVLLFTCLYIVSYLILTHFKKTAEFITDDIEDATVNKIALWLCTFTLSVAVCAVLLLPISILSNEVLLTFPQSYYMQWLNGSLIHGLWNLVFLFSNLSLVFLMPFAYFFTESEGFAGSRKGVMARVYEAVVLLLLLALLVLGIVWVASALLHDNIARKSLYDLWEYYLPYLYSGISLFGVLLLLLCTPFGLSRMFSVTGSLLVKPRLLEDVEETLNCTTFEEDSLSRKLNYGRSTSCWVKLNMEAMKKDHQTVRSKRIALEMRRKASPWQRNLGYPLAMLMLLALTVMCVLMVCFNVLELLLDETAMPRGMEDPHLGMASFSMFGSLGAAVQVVLILYLMVSSVVGFYSSPLFTSLMPRAQDTNLTQIIGNCVSLLILSSALPVFSRTLGITRFDLLGDFGRYNWLGNFYIVFMYNMLFAGLTSASLINTVTWAVQRELIRAFGLHRLPLTVSRSTVPFRLLLASGLSKIQ; encoded by the exons ATATGTGTCCTGCTGTTTACATGCCTTTACATAGTGTCCTACCTCATACTCACCCACTTCAAGAAGACTGCAGAGTTTATCACAG ATGATATCGAAGATGCCACCGTCAACAAAATTGC GCTGTGGTTGTGTACGTTCACCCTGTCTGTCGCAGTGTGTGCTGTGCTCCTTCTCCCCATCTCCATTCTGTCCAATGAGGTGCTGCTCACCTTCCCACAGAGCTACTACATGCAGTGGCTCAATGGATCTCTTATCCACG GATTGTGGAACCTAGTTTTCCTTTTCTCCAATTTGTCCCTGGTCTTCCTCATGCCTTTTGCCTACTTCTTCACGGAGTCTGAGGGATTTGCAGGGTCCAGAAAG gGTGTTATGGCGCGAGTGTATGAGGCTGTTGTGCTGCTGTTGCTCCTGGCTCTGCTTGTGCTGGGAATTGTGTGGGTGGCGTCAGCCCTCCTCCACGACAACATCGCCAGAAAGAGCCTCTACG ACCTGTGGGAGTATTACCTTCCATACCTGTACTCGGGCATCTCTCTGTTTGGAGTGTTGCTGCTTTTGT TGTGCACCCCCTTTGGGTTGTCCCGAATGTTCAGTGTCACTGGCAGCCTGTTGGTCAAACCGCGG CTGTTGGAAGATGTAGAAGAAACTTTGAACTGCACGACATTCGAGGAAGACTCGCTCTCCCGGAAACTGAACT ATGGCAGATCGACTTCGTGCTGGGTTAAGCTGAACATGGAGGCGATGAAAAAAGATCACCAAACAGTCCGGAGCAAGCGCATTGCCCTGG AAATGCGTAGGAAAGCGTCCCCGTGGCAGCGAAACCTGGGATATCCACTGGCCATGCTTATGCTGCTCGCACTGACG GTGATGTGTGTATTGATGGTCtgtttcaatgtgttggagttgCTCCTGGATGAGACTGCTATGCCCAGAGGAATGGAG GACCCTCACCTGGGGATGGCCTCCTTCTCCATGTTTGGCTCGCTGGGCGCTGCAGTTCAAGTAGTCCTCATCCT CTACCTGATGGTGTCCTCAGTGGTGGGCTTCTATAGCTCCCCTCTTTTCACTAGCCTCATGCCACGTGCACAGGACACCAACCTCACACAG aTAATCGGAAACTGCGTTTCACTGCTGATCCTGAGCTCAGCACTGCCAGTCTTCTCACGGACTCTTG GGATCACCCGCTTCGATCTACTGGGAGACTTTGGTCGGTATAACTGGCTTGGAAACTTCTACATCGTCTTCATGTACAACATGCTGTTTGCTGGTCTCACCTCGGCCTCCCTGATCAACACGGTCACCTGGGCAGTGCAGAGAGAGCTCATCCGTGCCTTTG gtcTCCACAGATTGCCTTTAACTGTGTCACGCTCGACCGTACCCTTTAGACTCCTTCTGGCCAGTGGACTGTCTAAAATCCAGTGA